A window of the Polaribacter batillariae genome harbors these coding sequences:
- a CDS encoding peptide-methionine (S)-S-oxide reductase, giving the protein MLQKIAFGGGCHWCTEAVFQSLIGVEKVEQGWVSSIHNHTSFSEAVVVSFWASKITLETLIEIHLLTHKSTSQHSMREKYRSAIYYFSKFQKDESLRIIEKLQPNFKEKIITKTLKFSAFKSSIDEFKNYYYTNPKKPFCENYISPKLQLIMAKFSNVVSKSKVSHLDATILQNKR; this is encoded by the coding sequence ATGTTACAAAAAATTGCTTTTGGTGGTGGTTGTCACTGGTGTACAGAGGCTGTTTTTCAATCGTTAATTGGTGTTGAAAAAGTAGAGCAAGGTTGGGTTTCTTCAATTCACAACCATACTTCCTTTTCTGAAGCAGTTGTTGTTTCTTTTTGGGCATCTAAAATAACATTAGAAACACTTATAGAAATTCATTTACTTACACATAAAAGCACTAGCCAACATTCTATGAGAGAAAAATATAGGTCTGCTATTTATTATTTCTCTAAATTTCAAAAAGACGAAAGTTTAAGAATCATCGAAAAATTACAGCCAAATTTTAAAGAAAAAATAATTACTAAAACTTTAAAATTTAGTGCATTTAAATCTTCAATAGACGAATTTAAAAACTATTATTATACAAACCCTAAAAAACCTTTTTGCGAAAATTATATTTCTCCAAAATTACAATTAATTATGGCAAAATTTTCGAATGTGGTTTCTAAAAGTAAAGTATCTCATTTAGATGCGACTATTTTACAAAATAAAAGATAA
- a CDS encoding protein adenylyltransferase SelO yields the protein MKLNIKHTFTENLPADKNLENSRRQVENAVFSYVFPKKTSNPKVLHVSKEMAAELGICEEETKTNFFKNIVTGNKIYPETKPYAMCYAGHQFGNWAGQLGDGRAINLFEIEHENKNWKVQLKGAGETPYSRTADGLAVLRSSIREYLCSEAMFYLGIPTTRALSLSLSGDQVLRDVLYDGNPAYEKGAIVARTAPSFLRFGNFEIFAARNDVKNLKILTDYTIKYHFSYLGNPSKETYIDFFKEVSERTLQMIIDWQRVGFVHGVMNTDNMSILGLTIDYGPYGWLEGFDFGWTPNTTDRQNKRYRYGHQPNIGLWNLYQLANALYPLIKETKPLEEILNQYKVDFEKKSLQMMQFKLGLYTDDKEDLKLIQDLEDNLHLTETDMTIFFRSLSNSNEALLTLNVIKDAFYHLEDLSGEIKSRWNLWFQNYSERLKKETLSYQQRKEKMDAVNPKYVLRNYMAQLAINKANEGDYSLIDEFFQLLKKPYEEQPQNEKWFAKRPEWARNKVGCSMLSCSS from the coding sequence ATGAAATTAAACATAAAACATACCTTTACCGAGAATTTACCTGCCGATAAAAACTTAGAAAACTCAAGAAGACAGGTAGAAAATGCTGTTTTTTCTTATGTTTTTCCAAAGAAAACATCCAACCCAAAAGTGTTGCATGTTTCTAAAGAAATGGCAGCTGAATTAGGAATTTGCGAAGAAGAAACTAAAACTAACTTTTTTAAAAATATCGTTACCGGAAACAAAATTTATCCAGAAACAAAACCTTATGCCATGTGTTATGCAGGCCATCAATTTGGCAATTGGGCAGGACAGCTAGGTGATGGAAGAGCCATTAATCTATTTGAAATTGAACACGAAAATAAAAACTGGAAGGTTCAGTTAAAAGGTGCTGGCGAAACTCCTTATTCTAGAACTGCAGATGGTTTGGCGGTTTTGCGTTCTTCTATTAGAGAATATTTATGTAGCGAAGCCATGTTTTATTTAGGCATACCAACAACACGTGCTTTGTCTTTAAGTTTATCTGGAGACCAAGTTTTACGAGATGTTTTGTACGATGGAAATCCTGCCTATGAAAAAGGGGCAATTGTTGCAAGAACTGCCCCCAGTTTTTTACGTTTTGGCAATTTTGAAATCTTTGCGGCAAGAAATGATGTAAAAAATTTAAAAATACTAACAGATTATACCATAAAATATCATTTTTCGTATTTAGGAAACCCTTCTAAAGAAACGTACATCGACTTTTTTAAAGAAGTTTCCGAACGAACGTTACAGATGATAATCGATTGGCAAAGAGTGGGTTTTGTACATGGAGTTATGAATACCGATAACATGTCTATCTTAGGATTAACTATCGATTATGGACCTTATGGTTGGTTAGAAGGTTTCGATTTTGGTTGGACACCAAACACCACAGATCGTCAAAATAAACGCTACAGATATGGACATCAACCAAATATTGGCTTATGGAATTTGTATCAATTGGCAAATGCCTTGTATCCGCTAATTAAAGAGACAAAACCTCTGGAAGAAATTCTCAACCAGTATAAAGTAGATTTTGAGAAAAAATCTTTACAAATGATGCAGTTTAAATTAGGTTTATATACTGATGATAAAGAGGATTTAAAATTGATACAAGATTTAGAAGATAATTTACACTTGACAGAAACAGACATGACCATTTTCTTTAGAAGTTTAAGTAATTCGAATGAAGCTTTATTAACTTTAAATGTGATTAAAGATGCTTTTTACCATCTTGAAGATCTTTCAGGTGAAATAAAAAGTAGGTGGAATTTGTGGTTTCAAAATTATTCCGAAAGATTAAAAAAAGAAACACTTTCATATCAACAAAGAAAAGAAAAAATGGATGCTGTAAATCCGAAATATGTGTTGCGAAACTATATGGCACAATTGGCAATTAACAAAGCAAATGAAGGCGATTATTCTTTAATTGATGAGTTTTTTCAATTGTTAAAAAAACCATACGAAGAACAACCCCAAAACGAAAAATGGTTCGCCAAAAGACCAGAATGGGCAAGAAATAAAGTGGGTTGCTCTATGCTATCTTGTAGTTCTTAA
- a CDS encoding bifunctional alpha/beta hydrolase/OsmC family protein — MKTSKLEIPNKKGLKLQAYLELPANEKPSYFAIFAHCFSCNSNFNAVKNITRSLTNHGFGVVRFDFTGLGKSEGEFAESHFSANVNDLLAVNEYVQNYFEAPSLLIGHSLGGAAVIVAASKLKNIKAVATVGAPANVDHVTHLFSHALEEVAKKGEVEVNIGGRPFKINKDFVADFSKTDLPEITKKLRKPILILHAPLDTIVGIENAHEIYHNAHHPKSFVSLDGADHLLSKQEDSQYVGNIIGTWVQRYFKKEKNEMLSTEGEQLVAHLNLLEDNFTTSIQTSKHAFIADEPESVGGNNFGPSPYDFLSAGLASCTAMTLKMYAERKNWDLQEVFVYITYSKKHSDDLNIDVEKPTRFDFLNKKLKFVGNLDDTQIARLKEIASKCPVHKTLQSNIIIETEVV, encoded by the coding sequence ATGAAAACTAGCAAATTAGAAATTCCTAATAAAAAAGGGTTAAAATTACAAGCATATTTAGAACTCCCAGCCAACGAAAAACCAAGTTATTTTGCAATTTTTGCACACTGTTTTTCGTGCAATAGTAATTTTAATGCCGTTAAAAATATAACCAGATCGCTTACAAATCATGGTTTTGGTGTGGTTCGTTTTGATTTTACTGGTCTTGGAAAAAGCGAAGGTGAATTTGCTGAAAGTCACTTTTCTGCCAATGTAAACGATTTGTTGGCAGTAAACGAATATGTACAAAATTATTTCGAGGCACCTTCTTTGTTAATTGGTCATTCTTTAGGTGGTGCTGCAGTAATTGTAGCGGCCTCTAAATTAAAAAATATAAAAGCAGTTGCTACAGTTGGTGCTCCTGCAAATGTAGATCATGTAACACATTTGTTTTCTCATGCTTTAGAAGAAGTTGCCAAAAAGGGAGAAGTAGAAGTAAATATTGGAGGTCGTCCGTTTAAAATAAATAAAGATTTTGTAGCCGACTTTAGTAAAACCGATTTACCAGAAATTACAAAAAAATTACGAAAACCCATTTTAATTTTACACGCTCCATTAGATACAATTGTTGGCATAGAAAACGCACACGAAATTTACCACAATGCACACCACCCAAAAAGTTTTGTAAGTTTAGATGGTGCAGACCATTTATTAAGCAAACAAGAAGACAGCCAATATGTTGGCAATATAATTGGTACTTGGGTACAGCGTTATTTTAAGAAAGAAAAAAACGAAATGCTTTCTACAGAAGGAGAACAATTGGTTGCCCATTTAAATTTGTTAGAAGATAATTTTACCACGTCTATACAAACCAGTAAACATGCTTTTATTGCAGATGAGCCAGAAAGTGTTGGCGGTAATAATTTTGGCCCTTCGCCTTACGATTTTTTAAGCGCTGGTTTGGCTTCTTGCACAGCTATGACTTTAAAAATGTATGCAGAACGTAAAAACTGGGATTTGCAAGAGGTTTTTGTTTATATTACATATTCTAAAAAACATAGCGACGATTTAAATATCGATGTAGAAAAACCTACTCGTTTCGATTTTTTAAATAAAAAACTAAAATTTGTTGGTAATTTAGACGATACTCAAATTGCTCGTTTGAAAGAAATTGCGTCTAAATGCCCAGTTCATAAAACATTGCAAAGCAATATTATTATAGAAACGGAAGTGGTCTAA
- a CDS encoding aldo/keto reductase, whose product MNLGLGTAALGRPQYINVRQKSYDNSNLEAFRKQSFAVLEEAYNLGIRYFDTAPGYGLAEELLLKWLQTKNDNSIEVATKWGYTYTANFDANAKVHEVKEHSLAKLNEQWQFSKQLLPYLKVYQIHSATLKTGVLKNTEVVEQLAFLKKKHSLKIGLTTTGTNQVEVIKKALDVLVDETQLFDLFQVTYNFLDQNLREISEALINQNKSIVIKEALANGRIFRNKEYPHYSKIYTVLENLAKKYNVGVDAISLKYANQTISNSIVLSGASNSKQLKENLKLNTFKLSFKEIEMLNSFKIAPKFYWTERKQLQWN is encoded by the coding sequence ATGAATTTAGGACTTGGAACAGCAGCTTTAGGAAGACCACAATACATAAATGTGCGTCAAAAAAGTTACGATAATTCTAATTTAGAGGCTTTTAGAAAACAAAGTTTTGCTGTTTTAGAAGAAGCCTATAATTTAGGAATCAGATATTTTGATACGGCTCCAGGTTATGGTTTGGCAGAAGAATTATTGTTAAAATGGTTGCAAACTAAAAACGACAATTCTATTGAAGTTGCTACAAAATGGGGATATACATACACTGCAAATTTCGATGCAAATGCGAAAGTTCACGAAGTAAAAGAACACAGTTTGGCAAAGCTAAACGAACAATGGCAATTTTCTAAACAATTGTTGCCTTATTTAAAGGTATATCAAATTCATTCTGCAACTTTAAAAACGGGGGTTTTAAAAAATACTGAAGTTGTAGAACAATTGGCTTTTTTAAAGAAAAAACACAGCTTAAAAATTGGTTTAACGACTACTGGTACAAATCAAGTAGAAGTGATTAAAAAAGCGTTAGATGTTTTAGTTGATGAAACTCAGTTATTTGATTTATTTCAAGTTACCTATAATTTTTTAGACCAAAATTTACGAGAAATTTCGGAAGCATTAATCAATCAAAATAAATCGATTGTTATTAAAGAAGCTTTGGCAAACGGACGCATTTTTAGGAATAAAGAGTACCCACACTATTCAAAAATATATACTGTTTTAGAAAATTTGGCAAAAAAATACAATGTTGGTGTAGATGCTATTTCTTTAAAATATGCTAACCAAACCATTTCCAATTCTATCGTTTTAAGTGGTGCAAGTAACTCTAAACAATTAAAAGAAAACTTAAAATTAAATACTTTTAAACTCTCTTTTAAAGAAATAGAAATGTTAAATTCTTTTAAAATAGCTCCGAAATTTTATTGGACAGAAAGAAAACAATTACAGTGGAATTAA
- the msrB gene encoding peptide-methionine (R)-S-oxide reductase MsrB, which yields MLTWKEVIRFSTKGNLKPDKRVEKTDAEWKEILTPEQFRITRQKGTERPHSGALCSIYDEGQYNCICCHTPLFDSTIKFNSSSGWPSFTQPIKENAIKYHKDTSFGMIRVEVMCNTCDAHLGHVFPDGPEPSGLRYCINSESMILQGV from the coding sequence ATGCTAACATGGAAAGAAGTGATTCGATTTTCTACAAAAGGAAATCTAAAACCAGACAAAAGAGTAGAAAAAACCGATGCAGAATGGAAAGAAATTCTAACTCCAGAACAGTTTAGAATCACAAGACAAAAAGGAACAGAAAGACCACATAGTGGGGCATTATGTAGTATTTACGACGAAGGCCAATACAATTGTATTTGTTGTCATACGCCATTATTCGACTCTACTATAAAATTCAACTCGAGTTCTGGATGGCCAAGTTTTACACAGCCTATTAAAGAAAATGCCATTAAATATCATAAAGACACTTCTTTTGGTATGATTCGAGTAGAAGTAATGTGCAATACTTGCGACGCGCATTTGGGACACGTTTTTCCTGATGGTCCAGAACCAAGTGGATTGCGTTATTGTATCAATTCAGAATCTATGATTTTACAAGGGGTTTAA
- a CDS encoding peptide methionine sulfoxide reductase produces MEVLKNIQKLPEGYSEGIYKNEKYSITKQVFNNGKSFKIYGKQLQGTHFISLNYYITSKKEMLKPCEMPAQKVIHFLENVKII; encoded by the coding sequence ATGGAAGTTCTAAAAAACATACAAAAATTACCTGAAGGATATTCCGAAGGAATTTATAAAAACGAAAAGTACAGCATTACCAAACAGGTTTTTAACAATGGAAAATCTTTTAAAATTTATGGCAAGCAATTGCAAGGAACCCATTTTATTAGCTTAAATTATTACATCACTTCTAAAAAAGAAATGCTAAAACCCTGTGAAATGCCAGCACAAAAAGTAATTCATTTTTTAGAAAACGTTAAAATTATATAA
- the msrA gene encoding peptide-methionine (S)-S-oxide reductase MsrA: protein MNKNIQIATLGGGCFWCTEAVFQEVKGVEKVVSGYAGGNAPGKPTYREVCSGLTGHAEVVQITFDSNIISFEDILVIFMTTHDPTTLNQQGADRGTQYRSVIYYENETQHKIAKQVVKQIQPYYSNKIVTEISPLPVFYEAEKAHQNYYRENTQQGYCSFVIEPKLAKLRNLHANKLVDVSSSAVENS, encoded by the coding sequence ATGAATAAAAATATACAAATTGCCACCTTAGGAGGTGGTTGTTTTTGGTGTACAGAAGCTGTATTTCAAGAAGTTAAAGGTGTAGAAAAAGTAGTTTCTGGTTATGCAGGCGGAAATGCGCCAGGCAAACCAACTTATAGAGAAGTTTGCTCGGGGTTAACGGGTCATGCAGAAGTCGTTCAAATTACATTCGACTCAAATATAATTTCTTTTGAAGACATTTTAGTTATTTTTATGACCACACACGATCCAACAACCTTAAACCAACAAGGTGCAGATAGAGGTACACAATATCGCTCTGTAATTTATTACGAAAACGAAACGCAACATAAAATTGCAAAACAGGTTGTAAAACAAATACAGCCTTATTATTCTAATAAAATTGTAACAGAAATTAGTCCACTGCCCGTTTTTTATGAAGCAGAAAAAGCGCATCAAAATTACTACAGAGAAAATACACAACAAGGTTATTGTAGTTTTGTAATTGAACCCAAATTGGCAAAACTAAGAAATTTACATGCAAATAAATTAGTTGATGTTAGTTCGAGCGCAGTCGAGAACTCATAA
- a CDS encoding glutaredoxin family protein, with protein MKTIIKLYGAERCHKTQYYKTFLETRNLDYAFLDVEQNLENAKELRKLYANGKLNFPTITIGKKKLRNPSDKELLKWIDKNT; from the coding sequence ATGAAAACTATCATTAAACTTTATGGCGCAGAAAGATGCCATAAAACCCAATATTATAAAACATTTTTAGAAACGCGTAATTTAGATTACGCGTTTTTAGATGTAGAACAAAATTTAGAAAATGCCAAAGAATTGCGTAAATTGTATGCAAATGGAAAATTAAACTTTCCAACAATTACAATTGGCAAAAAAAAGTTGAGAAATCCTTCTGATAAGGAGCTTCTAAAATGGATTGATAAAAACACATGA
- a CDS encoding XdhC family protein: MIHELKEIIEQGIINQKKGFKNVLATVVDLDGSSYRKPGVRMLISENNSYVGAVSGVV, translated from the coding sequence ATGATTCACGAACTCAAAGAAATTATAGAACAAGGCATTATCAATCAAAAAAAAGGGTTTAAAAATGTCTTGGCAACTGTTGTGGATTTAGACGGGTCTTCTTACCGAAAACCAGGAGTTAGAATGTTAATTTCAGAAAATAATTCTTATGTAGGAGCTGTAAGTGGGGTTGTGTAG